A single genomic interval of Chroicocephalus ridibundus chromosome 23, bChrRid1.1, whole genome shotgun sequence harbors:
- the PURB gene encoding transcriptional activator protein Pur-beta, with the protein MADGDSGSERGGSGSGSGGFATGRGGGGGGGAGSGGGSGGGGAGPEQETQELASKRLDIQNKRFYLDVKQNAKGRFLKIAEVGAGGSKSRLTLSMAVAAEFRDYLGDFIEHYAQLGPSSPEQLAQAAGPPGEDGAGPGPRRALKSEFLVRENRKYYLDLKENQRGRFLRIRQTVNRGPGGPGGFAGGPPGLQSGQTIALPAQGLIEFRDALAKLIDDYGGEEDELGGPGGGGPGGGGLYGELPEGTSITVDSKRFFFDVGCNKYGVFLRVSEVKPSYRNAITVPYKAWAKFGGAFCRYAEEMRDIQERQRDKLYDRRAGPPGPGSGSGAGDDSDGDDVDDD; encoded by the coding sequence ATGGCGGACGGGGACAGCGGCAGCgagcgcggcggcagcggcagcggcagcggcgggttCGCGACCGGCcgtggcggaggcggcggcggcggggccgggtccGGCGGGGggtccggcggcggcggggccgggcccgagCAGGAGACGCAGGAGCTGGCCTCGAAGCGGCTGGACATCCAGAACAAGCGCTTCTACCTGGACGTGAAGCAGAACGCCAAGGGCCGGTTCCTCAAGATCGCCGAGGTGGGGGCGGGTGGGTCCAAGAGCCGCCTCACGCTCTCCATGGCGGTGGCCGCCGAGTTCCGCGACTACCTGGGCGACTTCATCGAGCACTACGCCCAGCTGGGCCCCTCCAGCCCCGAGCAGCTGGCCCAGGCCGCCGGGCCGCCGGGTGAGGAcggcgccggccccggcccccgccgcgccctcAAGAGCGAGTTCCTGGTGCGGGAGAACCGCAAGTACTACCTGGACCTGAAGGAGAACCAGCGCGGGCGCTTCCTCCGCATCCGCCAGACCGTCAACCGCGgccccggggggccggggggcttTGCCGGGGGCCCCCCCGGGCTGCAGAGCGGCCAGACCAtcgccctgcctgcccaggggctGATCGAGTTCCGCGACGCCCTGGCCAAGCTCATCGACGACTACGGGGGCGAGGAGGATGAGCtgggcggccccgggggcggcggtcCGGGCGGTGGGGGGCTCTACGGGGAGCTGCCCGAGGGCACCTCCATCACCGTGGACTCCAAGCGCTTCTTCTTCGACGTGGGGTGCAACAAGTACGGCGTCTTCCTGCGGGTGAGCGAGGTGAAGCCGTCCTACCGCAACGCCATCACCGTCCCCTACAAGGCCTGGGCCAAGTTCGGCGGCGCCTTCTGCCGTTACGCTGAGGAGATGCGTGACATCCAGGAGCGCCAGCGGGACAAGCTCTACGACCGCCGCGCCGGACCCCCGGGACCCGGCAGCGGCAGCGGTGCCGGCGACGACTCCGATGGCGACGACGTGGACGACGACTGA